A single region of the Polyodon spathula isolate WHYD16114869_AA chromosome 5, ASM1765450v1, whole genome shotgun sequence genome encodes:
- the foxg1b gene encoding forkhead box protein G1b, giving the protein MGDQKEPTMVPKSTSFSIKSLLFPSKSDNPNSRTPEKKTVTEEMESCSFNQDNHGEEEADGPKEQNKNEKYDKPPFSYNALIMMAIRQSPEKRLTLNGIYEFIMNNFPYYREHKQGWQNSIRHNLSLNKCFVKVPRHYDDPGKGNYWMLDPSSDDVFIGGTTGKLRRRSTTSRGKLALKKGLRFGPLGLGLNDRASNPFYWQISPFLSLHHPHYNRSASGFLSQGHAYGSLLSGIDQLGNGDLTRPILGGSGLTNSYGVSASSVSLLSGQAGYFVSGAQHSQSVQHSGGGFGVPSSSPSTLISETLRPSLPSFTSGVSTGFAGVLSHQNRVTSASSFLN; this is encoded by the coding sequence ATGGGGGATCAGAAAGAGCCGACAATGGTTCCCAAATCCACTTCGTTTAGTATCAAGAGCCTTCTGTTTCCTTCTAAAAGTGACAACCCAAACTCAAGGACCCCAGAAAAGAAAACTGTGACTGAGGAAATGGAATCTTGTTCTTTTAACCAGGACAATCACGGGGAGGAAGAGGCAGACGGACCgaaagaacagaataaaaatgaaaaatacgaCAAGCCGCCGTTCAGTTACAACGCTTTAATAATGATGGCTATAAGACAGAGTCCAGAAAAGAGATTGACTCTGAATGGCATCTATGAGTTCATCATGAACAATTTCCCTTATTATAGAGAGCACAAACAAGGCTGGCAAAACTCAATACGGCATAACCTGAGTCTGAATAAATGCTTTGTGAAAGTGCCAAGGCATTACGATGATCCAGGAAAGGGGAACTACTGGATGCTCGACCCGTCGAGCGACGACGTCTTTATAGGGGGGACAACGGGAAAACTTCGGAGGCGGTCAACAACATCGAGGGGCAAGTTGGCACTGAAAAAGGGTCTTCGGTTTGGGCCGCTCGGGCTGGGATTGAACGACAGGGCAAGCAACCCTTTTTACTGGCAAATCTCGCCATTTTTATCTTTGCATCACCCCCATTATAACAGATCTGCATCGGGATTTCTGAGCCAGGGTCATGCTTACGGCTCTCTGCTTTCCGGGATTGATCAGTTGGGAAACGGGGACCTGACTCGTCCGATATTGGGTGGATCTGGCCTGACAAACAGTTACGGCGTGAGCGCGTCTTCTGTCAGTTTACTATCAGGACAAGCTGGCTATTTCGTCTCTGGAGCCCAGCACTCGCAGTCCGTTCAGCACAGTGGAGGTGGTTTCGGGGTACCGTCCAGCTCGCCCTCTACGCTGATTTCTGAAACACTGAGACCGTCACTGCCTTCCTTTACATCGGGTGTTTCTACGGGATTTGCTGGAGTCCTGTCTCATCAAAACAGGGTTACATCTGCTAGTTCGTTTTTAAACTGA